A window of Carassius carassius chromosome 48, fCarCar2.1, whole genome shotgun sequence genomic DNA:
cagtgaccatttcttcatattacacaaatacgccagcagttggcgaaaaagagtgtcttatgtgttatgtcttaagacaacgaacgtatttacttgtgaaaaaaactgatttggctttagtgtgtgcatgatcgcattaaataaatgtatgcaaatatgaaaacaagcgtatgtgcaccaataactgcgctttgtatctgctgtttgctgatcgagatttacatgcttggctcactgacccatactctcattcatttcattcacgaacgagatgtatcagttcattcaactctttcacctacgagaagatcgtattcgttcactaccttcaacaagtcacatgctccgtcacatcttgagtaactctttgataggatgaaacagttcacagagctgttcaggAGCTGCgtatgcgctgctaatagcgccgagctgcgcatgcgctgctgtgggaggaacttcattgaacgagaaattagtcttttactgtctatggtcagtggattacgtaaacgagaacgattcattcacctaaaagatttgttcacaaacgaaccatcatagtgcaattacatatagcctatattgataGGGTTATAATAcaaaggtctaagtagcaacgtaacttccgtgataaccccgatgcgcggggcgggtcaagaaatgttactttatttgcggggcgggccaaataatttcataaaagcaggacccgcgggttggaaaaagcAACATCACATTAATCCGTAATGGCCAATCAGAAACATGTATTCAAGCTGAGTGTGATGGGAAAGAACACAGTCCTGACCCAACTGAGCACTAGGAACTACACAGTCTTCTTTTTCCTCCTTGCTTTGGAGTATCCTCTTCCAAACCGCTGTAGCCTCACCCTGAGCCTGTGTGTCTCGTGAAGCGTCCTCCAGAGCAGAAGGTGGCGCTATCTCTTCACGAGTGTGACTCTTCTGCTCTTGAGGACTGAGTGGTTTAGCCAAGCTGAAGATGGGATCTTGTGATCTGTTATTCATAAAAATCCCAGGCAATATTAATACAACAGACAGCTGTTTTGGAGGAAACTATGTGACTTCACACAGCAATCAGGCTTGAGGCCATGTTATACAAGTACGATAACCAGGAGACTTCCACTCAGTAGTGTCCTTCGCAGCCTCACTGTGTTTATAATTGCATTCTTGTAAACTATTCTAACTCAAACTTTCAGGGAAAAAATGTGACTGTGCTGAAGTTCATTTATAGCCTACATTTTGCTTTCTACTTGCAGCAATTGTATATACGTAGGCTTAAAATTTCAAAGGAGTTGTGTAAGTGAAAGAATTATgaacttttgttggtcacagagcttattttctgcaacaaTCCACGGACCCATGGAAAAATCCTATTGGGTGATAAACTTCCAGACTGGCCTACAAAAATCTGTCATCGCTGCTTTTAACAGAAGAGGGAGAGATTTTAGTAAAAACTGTGACATCCCCAGCTAAAATTAGTCTCAGTCTGACATGAGAGAGACCGTCTTTAGACACAATCACAATGTTCTCTTATCTTACTGCTTAAAGGTGCCGTCACATTAGTGAAATCCAGTCATTATAATAGGAATCCATGTGATCAGGAATCTTGAATGAGGGTAAAAGATTTTGACAGAGGGTTCACATTTGTCAAGTGAATTTGCTGTGCTGACCAACAGAAAACTGACTGAGCTATACCTCATATATCTACACTCTCGGCAATTCAactttttgtatttcatttgaagtGGGTCTTGCCTGTTGTAAAGTGGAGCTCCCAAACCCAGCTCCTCCATCAGAAGACCCATCACAGCATCACACTTCCCATGAATTTTCAGAGTGGCCAAGTTATCTTTTGGTGTCCactaaaataaaaaggaaaaccgCAGGCATTCAGATCACATAAATTAAAAGTCATGTATCATTTTATGGAAAATTCTAGAGACTGAGTGGTTTTATGAAAGGAAATATTACCTGTAGATTTACAATGTACAGCTTTGGTCTTTTGTTGGCTGGTCTATTCATGCACCACAAGCACGAATATTTCTTCAACacctgatgaacacacacacaatacatgaCATCAGCTGCATTACTGTGAAAGTGGAAAAAatttttggcaaattttgcaatGTTAAACTTTTAACATCTCTTATTGCTGCTGCTTTCAGAAAAGCTTAAAAACACAAGGAGAAGTCATGAGCACTTCCTCTAAACTAGGGATGAAGTCatgagaacgtactcggttactaaacgtaacctcggttctctctagaagggcgaacgagtactgcgtcttagctaagacgctacgggaaaagtctcttttcacgaaatactgaagcaaaaaattatccttaattttgtatttttgtaaagcgcatttgcagcagtacacagccataggcgagacggctcgttcgctcattggcttgttctgcggcaactgcacagcctatcgagcgcgggctgatgcaacatcagaccaataagggcgcttcgcgcccttcttgccatttcccgccgaaacgggtgtggcccaacctataaaaggagctcgaaaaggctgactcacctgatttatgtcatcgccgaagcgaaccagagtgcatcgtgcgcacggcagagaacgcagtactcgttcgctcttctagagagaaccgaggttacgtttagtaaccgagtacgttctcttacgagagctctctcgtactgcgtcttagctaggacgctacgggaacccaatgtaaaacgtcgtgcgcgcagggatcacacacaaataaacctgaagcaacgcccaggatttacagtgcacagtcacctgagggactcacagagagtccaggacagaaaagggaaaaagccctccgtcccatatctagcagcatccgtagatgcggcaatatgacatcacacagccgaggcaaggcctgaccaatgtggcaatgcggatcttacgcaatactgcccatataacagtcggcagcgcacagcgctcgtgaactcagaattcccctcagggccctgattcgcctataccgacagcagccttgcttgcaaggcggggacctccaggttatagaacctgataaatgtagacggcgaggcccaacctgccgccatacatatatcctgcaaggagatcccagtagaccacgcccacgacgaggcgacgcctcttgtggagtgtgctctgacgcccaacgggcactgaaggcccctggaagcgtaagctaacgctatggcgtcaactatccatctggatagcatctgtctcgaaacagccattcccttggaacgcccaccgaacgagacaaatagctgctccgtctgccgaaaggcagcagagcgagacacataagctcttaaaaccctgacagggcaaagaagacttgagtctccatcctcccctgacaccggcagggcagacagggcaataacctgagcccgaaacggtgtgttgagggatttcggcacataaccgtgcctaggtttgagtatgactcttgagtcattgggcccaaactccaagcacgactggctcaccgagagcgcgtgcaaatcacccacatgcttcacagaagcgagagccaacaagaatactgtcttgaacgacagatgctgaaggctaatcgattggataggcttgaaagggggacccttcaaggcctccaaaaccgccgcgaggtcccacatagggactgacggaggtctgggaggattcagcctcctagctcctctgaggaaccggatgactaaatcattccttcctattgactgaccggacgccgtttcagaaaacgccgcgatggcagccacataaactttgagcgtggatggggctctgcccttatccaacagctcctgaaggaaggagaggacctccgtcacctcacaactaagccTCACAACTaagttccaagccttcgccacctcttcgtgaagctcaggaagaaaagaggcgggctttgagaagtacgctcatccgaaagggaaataccatccagccgggaacgagagggggggggggggcgctggtgcaaaccactcgcggccgagactcatcgcggccaacatgagcattcgccccggctccttctcgatgtcagctcgtctgctgggcttctgagcagaaggcgcgagatcctcggagctcgcccagccctcactgcccgaagctagcagagagcgcgtgtcctcttcccccgacgcggccctgagatcgacttcctcggacgacgcgccggcaaacagcgggcgctgcccactgggaagcgatgcagggggggccggtgaagcagggcgaaccggcgagctcggtttagctgaagacggttccggaatccgctggaagcgatgcttttacggcgcctcagcgcagcggagaatgcaggctcagagaaaaaggccaggcgagtcctcagagtcaccatggcaacagctcgcagtgggggcatccgccgtcagcgagcgcgagcgcgagcgctgcatgatcttcacccaggcaggagacacagatgacgtaccctcgctgagtggggctctgacgagccgcaggaaggcatcttaaaaaagacgcgagctcttttacgagtgtgtgtcgcagggcgaacacacacacacacataaagaacagcttggatataacaggattgaaaggatataggcgccggatagcgcagcaggaacggcagtggaaggcggcgatgccagcagcttcagaatggctcgtcctgctgatgtgctttctcagacggcgcttgcttcctccgtgatccagcgatgcgtgagcttcgctgaagagatgaaaaatcaggtgagtcagccttttcgagctccttttataggttgggccacacccgtttcggcgggaagtggcaagaagggcgcgaagcgtggTTATGCGTGGACCAacattattggtctgatgttgcatcagcccgcccgcgctcgataggctgtgcagttgccgcagaacaagccaatgagcgaacgagccgtctcgcctatggctgtgtactgctgcaaatgcgctttacaaaaatacaaaattaaggataattttttgcttcagtatttcgtgaaaagagacttttcccgtagcgtcttagctaagacgcagtacgagagagctctcgtaagagaaccgatCCTTCGGTATCAAGTCAGTATCAACATGTTAAAATCCTGATGGTACATGTTTTTCTACAGTAGTGTAAGTACTGATGGTACTGAAAGTactgaatttaggtaaaggggtggtTTAGTAGGCAAACCTCAATGCGTTGAGTTTATGgaagcagctactggtagccagtgcaaattgatgaacAGAGGTGTTACATGCACTCTTTTTGGCttgttggaacaacatgagggtgagtgaatgatgccaattttcattttggggtgaactatccctgtaacCTGCACCAGTTATTTCCTCACCTTCAAACTGGAGCCCAAACACAGGATGAGGTGTGTGCTGTGCGGCCTCCTTCCAGTTGAGCGGCTGCTCCAGAGTGCCATGCTCACCGAAATGCACAATTGTGTCTCTGAGCTGCACCTGCACCCATCACAATCACATTTATATGAGCAGTGAAAAACGGACAAATGCGTAATCAAATCAGTCTGACTACACAGCATTGATCAAACAGATCTGGTGGTAGGGTTGTCAAtcattcccttgaaattgtaatctgtgattattaattatgatgaacacaatttacattgaatgatgttcaTACCATTGTTTGATCCAACTGCATGTGTGTTTGCCTGACGAAGGTCTTTGACCGAAGCGTTGCTATTCTTAACTTCTTGAATAAAGGGAGCGTAACAGTGTTAAGAtctttttttccaattaaaaaaaaaaatgtatttaccctttgattttgcacctggccaagactttttttgtatgtgtgtatttagatttttctttatgTTGATccaactgcatgccatatttttatatgaaaataaacaagctgaaaacccTAACTgaaaacttttagtgcttttctatagtataaagcctcaaatgtcaactagaCATCGCATTGGtttctttcaaaacatgaatACAAATATGTATGGTATTAtagtgttatactaaaactaaaattaaaacaatagaaaaacccttaagataacatgtagaaagaaaaaataagGAATCTTATCATGCAgaataagtggactttgaacgattactTGACGCTTTGAATGATTACGTAACTGTGGCATCAATAATTGTAACTGTAATGtagaaattcgattaattgtgcagccctatctGGTCTGGTGGCCACTTTGCTATTACATGAAGCCACAGGATCTGAGAATTCAATCGTAATTAAATCGCTAATTGCTAAAATAATTAGTCAATAAATTGTCAGATTAATTGTTGTATTAAAGGAGAAAGCCAACATGCTGGATGAATGTGTCTGGGAATGCATTCATACGACACCTGAAGCGAGAACAGCTTTATAAACAGACAGAAGTTCTTCATTGCATGTTCAGTAATTGtatcagggtttctgcagggtttACGAAGGTCTAAGGAAATAAATTGAAGAGAATATTTatctaaatataaacatattGAGTTGTGTATGGGTGGTAAATAAAAACCTGCTTCCAACCATTAGattatacaggtgcttctcaataaattacaatgttgtggagaagttcatttatttcagtaattcaactcaaattgtgaaacttgtgtattaaatatattcagtgcacacagactgaagtagtttaagtctttggttttgGTTGTGATGatgttggctcacatttaacaaaaactcaccaattCATCTTAACAAataagaatatggtgacatgccaactcaaaactttattattattcattcatattcattattcattcaaGAGAAAAGTTTCTATCTttgatagaaagttcagaagaacagcatttatgtgaaatataaatattttgtaatacattTCTTTATCGTgacttttgatacatttaaagtatccttgctaaataaaaatattaatttataccccaccccaccaaaaaaaaactgacttcAAGCTTTTAAATGCTGTTGTGTATAATGTCTCGAAAGATAAATgctgagctttctattcatcaaagaatcctgaaaaaatctaGTAAAGTGTTTCaattgataataacaataataataattctgagcagcaaatcagcatattaaaatgatttctgaagatcacgtgacactgaagactggagaaatgatgctgaaaatacagctttgaaatcacaggaataaataatattatagaaATACATTCACAtcgaaagcagttattttaaattataaaaacatttcacaatattactaaaaaaaacataaaaacatcttactgttcaaaaacgttTGGACtagtgtatattaaaatgtttaaaaagtcattCAAATTAATTGAACTCTTAAATAGACTGCAGCAATAATATTTTGTCAcacattattttgtttagttcAGAATCGTGAGAGAATCATGATCTCTATTTgatcaaaacaattgcaattcTCAATTTATCCAAAATCGTGCAGCTCTATGCGgaagatttattttttcttctgtgcCATGCCATGCAAGATGGTTTAGTCGGGTGGCTCTTAGCTTAAGTAGTTCTAAAGTAggcaaaagcaaataaaattattaatatgtaatagtaactgtgtgtgtgtgtgtgtgtgtgtgtatcagtatcagtaggtggcggtaacGCACTTTTCAATCATGGTTAGCTGAAGGAAGAAGAAGGACGCGTTTCCGCTCTCAGTGCGTTCATGGTTCATGCTGATTTGATTCTGTTTCTGCGaatctgaatttattttattaatttcaccaTGTCTATTAAATTAAATGCTCTTTTCAGCGACTCATATGTGGATATAAGCCAGTATAGAGACCAACATTTTAAGGTGAGCATTATTTTTCCTTTTGATAAGGATGCATCAAACATTCGGACACCTTTTATTTCCCCCCATTATATAATAGTTATGTTTCTCTTTTTctgtatcttttatttatttattatacaaaattacaggtataattacatttttgctaTTGAACAAATGTTTATGAATAACATATGCATTAAAAGAAACTTCTACATTACAGTTTACCTTTTGTGAGGCAGCCCTTggataataaatataaagtattagtGTATCTATTATGCAAATAGAGTAGTTTTAATGCATAcagttcctttaaaaaaaaaaaaaagtatgttagaTTCagggtttttgtttttaaaaagaagaTTCTCatgttcacaaaggctgcattcatttattaaaaatagtaaaaaaaaaaaagaaaaaaaacaaatcaaaacaatacTGTGAACTActgtactgttttctattttaataacttttatactTGATTTAAAGACCGCTctattttcagcatccattacttgatacggtccttcagaaatcattgtaatttgATGATTTGATACTTaaaaagatgtattttttttagtaTACTTTGatgttttgaaatggatatattcTATAACATTATCAATTTACtgtgtcctttctgaataaaagtaggtttcatttaaaaaaaccaaacgaaacaaaaacaaagtgatCCCAAAGATTACTGTATAAGACGGAGAGTTAGCTGGAGTCCCTGGCTCCCAGCGCTGGGATTGAGTCGAGCACACAGGAGATCTGGAGTTGTGTTCTCCGCAGGGCAACCGTTACGAGCAGGAGAAGCTGCTGAAGCAGAGCTGCACGCTGTATGTGGGGAACCTGTCCTTCTACACCACCGAGGAGCAGGTGCACGAGCTCTTCTCCAAGAGCGGAGACGTCAAGAGGATCATCATCGGCCTCGACAAGGTCAAGAAGACCGCCTGCGGCTTCTGTTTCGTCGAGTATCCTTCAGTTTCAGCAACAGAGGATGTCAAATGCTGTTATATTGTGTTGTGTGAACATGTCAACCCTCAATCTTCCCTCTGACAGCTCTCTCAAGTCTTAAAGAAAGGTTAGGCTCACTTTTTCTCTTAAAAAACTTCATAATTTACACATAATTTTACTTACTTTACGCTTTCTCTGGCCATTCAAATCAAacttgcctttttttcttttcttttttttttgctgctgctgCAACTTTTAAAGGAAAAGCCATCAAACCCATCAGAAAGACAAATTAAGATACTTTTAATGAATTTCTGTCCTTGCATTGGAATTTATTTCCACAAAAACTGCATATTTGAGCAGCTGTTTATCATATTTAATGTGCTTATGGGTAAGTGactaaatgttaattttatagGGATGCACATTGACCGGCCttaaatcggaaccggacggtttttgcttaaaatccgCGATCGGCAATCGGACGGTTTTTGGTCtcttttcggccgatttttctggaagtgcgcccgcgtgctcagactacattgtaatcattcgctatgccatttgtgtggaagtatttctaaatctgtgcgcaggacatggGCAgtcgttcagcactggaagtgcagagctacacgtctgaggtaggggtgggcggatcgatctaaatatcgatagtatcgatgccaacaacggtattggtatcggatcgatacaattgtaattgaatcgatattttaatttaaatatctctcatctacgttcattatactttgctcgtgtcttctacctctacaatcctgaacaaacgctgctttcacatcctggcccactttgctactcctccccctcctgctgctctgctgtgattcGTTGTTGTGTCGTCACGTGACTCACGGACACAACGCGCCGAGGAGCAGCGAACAGAGTGAGCGAAGCTGATAGCACATTCAGAAGGGGGGCTCAGGGAATGAaattgcacaggtatatttgttctttttgttcttcagtaataattgtgTGCACTTTGTTTCATTTGCTTTTCAAaccagaaaaaagagagagacttttttattctttatttttttaattttatttattttttattttttatttaaaggatgtaaagaattcattctacagtgcctaataactaataattttgtggacttctatacattaataaaaaacattgcctaaataattgatcattcattCACCTCAGAAATAATGACATAGACCTACTGCACTCCCCtacacaaaaggtttttttttttttttaagtaataagtATCGTATTGGTATCAGTATCGGCAATACTGACCCTATATGTATTTGGTATCAGATCGATACCAAATTGTGCAGTACCGCCCACCActagtctgaggcacagatagcaggaagtgaACAGCTGACTGAGAGTCCCTTTCCAGcgctcactgaagctgcgcgagcgtaTATCTGTACCTGTCCACGCCCTAAACACGAGTAGACcatgaagagatgttcagctcaacttctcacgtgttggatgagaaacaaaacggactaaactgtggcaaaactgattttttttctatttgtaaagtagaacttgcatacatgtttAAAAAGCCATAAGTAAaggtcagttctgtataggatgattatatttattttaccttaaaattatatcgactgaatttgattttaaaatcacctcCTGTAGCACACTGAGTTTCATTCAtcgaattaaaaatgtttaaggtAATGATttccatctatattttttttaacttgagacaata
This region includes:
- the LOC132131245 gene encoding nuclear cap-binding protein subunit 2; amino-acid sequence: MSIKLNALFSDSYVDISQYRDQHFKGNRYEQEKLLKQSCTLYVGNLSFYTTEEQVHELFSKSGDVKRIIIGLDKVKKTACGFCFVEYYTRADAENAMRFINGTRLDDRIIRTDWDAGFKEGRQFGRGKSGGQVRDEYRQDYDPARGGYGKLVQKS